A single window of Mycoplasma bradburyae DNA harbors:
- a CDS encoding MIP family Ig-specific serine endopeptidase, producing MSSKNTWFKLLCGLSAISFVVSSCRMEYASSSKTAIDAFNTLKKEDIIIDFKVNKSKTLPSQINKKNYFNYINFSIVDVNSDIELNKFNFDATGFQANDQRGELSFKLNVSLINDADGTNSEPKEFNLKITELKATGTSSNTDTRPTDNNPSRDESSLNNNVEDANPSTETGNNPGLTPSITPGGGGGVPPTFPGNFPFFGPTRESFLKKNEYPAYANDKYKVVDRKTIFKEIYDRTFSIKPGALIKDEEENKELLVVDQGTGWVLDYAKNPKNNNQLKLFIATNLHVIGNYANTNDDNLDTKLSYKDPTGVRPGGFAIGKSSKTPSFEDERNNLPSKELSEKYGHMVYYANSNESDYSNSTGGLVNHKTESFSNPKIVFAAVDYLDDHALNQYKSKIDESWSRTKEDIRQKIAAAKSNSSGSALYAPEEIKRLEKFISYEGNISFYTDFGILELNVDLSKADTTLQGWINNATGAVDSYVKRIKETPNIPNYDSTKGNYFPTLDYMSKHLGLAKNRPENEFGLDNARNIYIAGYPYNSNAKTSYWMQNNPIERYGDEKSQDANPRLRREDWIANKDLFNVEKESFNTKTYWDINNLSIYTKLWNRPFIDRYGFDYSTRFSSLYFGASGSVAYNEFGQIVGIYDSVSSRVNFGDNLSNGAFASLVQAADIPTLSDPTIINYGYNLIDKNGYEHQKTSYRSNLKLFYPNGFTWPNSTTNSIDSSPENKKTAIFPNGY from the coding sequence ATGTCATCAAAAAATACCTGATTTAAGTTATTATGTGGATTAAGTGCTATTAGTTTTGTTGTTTCGTCTTGTAGGATGGAATATGCTTCATCTTCAAAAACAGCAATTGATGCTTTTAATACTCTTAAGAAAGAAGATATTATTATTGACTTTAAAGTTAATAAAAGCAAAACTTTGCCAAGTCAAATTAATAAAAAGAATTACTTTAATTATATAAATTTCAGTATTGTTGATGTTAATAGTGATATTGAACTGAATAAATTTAATTTTGATGCTACAGGGTTCCAAGCTAACGATCAAAGAGGTGAGTTAAGCTTTAAATTAAATGTTTCATTAATTAATGATGCAGATGGAACGAATTCTGAACCAAAAGAGTTTAATTTAAAAATAACCGAATTAAAAGCTACAGGAACAAGTTCTAATACCGATACAAGACCAACTGACAATAACCCAAGTAGAGATGAATCTTCATTAAATAATAATGTAGAAGATGCAAACCCTAGCACAGAAACAGGCAATAACCCAGGGTTAACACCATCGATAACTCCTGGTGGTGGGGGCGGTGTTCCACCAACGTTTCCAGGAAATTTCCCATTCTTTGGTCCAACAAGAGAATCTTTCTTGAAGAAAAACGAATATCCTGCTTATGCAAATGATAAGTATAAAGTTGTTGATAGAAAAACAATTTTTAAAGAAATTTATGACAGAACTTTTTCTATTAAACCAGGCGCATTAATAAAAGATGAAGAAGAAAATAAAGAATTATTGGTAGTAGATCAAGGAACAGGTTGAGTTTTAGACTACGCAAAAAATCCTAAAAATAATAATCAATTAAAACTTTTTATAGCTACTAATTTACACGTTATTGGTAATTATGCAAATACGAATGACGATAATTTAGATACAAAGCTTTCTTACAAAGATCCAACTGGGGTAAGACCAGGCGGATTTGCAATCGGTAAATCAAGTAAAACTCCTTCATTTGAAGATGAACGAAATAACTTACCTTCAAAAGAATTAAGTGAAAAATACGGTCACATGGTTTATTATGCAAATAGCAATGAATCTGATTATTCAAATTCAACTGGAGGACTTGTAAACCATAAAACAGAGTCATTCTCAAATCCTAAAATAGTGTTTGCAGCAGTTGACTATCTAGATGATCATGCTTTAAATCAATATAAATCTAAAATAGATGAATCTTGATCTAGAACAAAAGAAGATATTCGACAAAAAATAGCTGCTGCTAAATCTAATAGTTCAGGTTCTGCTTTATATGCTCCAGAAGAAATAAAACGCTTAGAAAAATTCATTAGTTATGAGGGTAATATTTCATTCTATACTGATTTCGGAATTCTAGAACTAAATGTTGATTTATCTAAAGCAGATACAACTCTTCAAGGCTGAATAAACAATGCAACTGGTGCTGTTGATTCTTATGTTAAGAGAATCAAAGAAACTCCTAATATCCCTAATTATGATTCAACTAAAGGTAATTATTTCCCTACATTAGATTACATGTCTAAACATTTAGGTTTAGCTAAAAATAGACCTGAAAATGAATTTGGATTAGATAACGCAAGAAACATTTATATTGCAGGATATCCTTATAATAGCAACGCAAAAACATCTTATTGAATGCAAAATAACCCTATTGAAAGATATGGTGATGAAAAATCACAAGATGCTAATCCTAGATTAAGAAGAGAAGATTGAATAGCTAACAAAGATTTATTTAATGTAGAAAAAGAATCATTTAACACTAAAACTTACTGAGATATAAACAACTTAAGTATTTATACTAAGTTATGAAATAGACCTTTTATTGATCGTTATGGATTTGATTATTCTACAAGATTTTCTTCTCTTTATTTCGGAGCATCAGGATCTGTAGCATACAATGAATTCGGACAAATAGTCGGAATTTATGATAGTGTATCTAGTAGAGTTAATTTTGGTGATAATTTATCCAACGGTGCTTTTGCTTCATTAGTTCAAGCAGCTGATATTCCAACATTAAGCGATCCAACTATTATCAATTATGGATATAACTTAATTGATAAAAATGGTTATGAACACCAAAAAACTTCATATCGCAGTAATCTAAAACTATTTTATCCTAATGGATTTACTTGACCTAATTCGACAACAAATTCAATTGATTCATCTCCTGAAAATAAAAAGACGGCAATCTTCCCTAACGGATATTAG
- a CDS encoding MIP family Ig-specific serine endopeptidase translates to MSSKNTWFKLLCGLSAISFVVSSCRMEYASSSKTAIDAFSALKKEDIIIDFKVSKSKTLPSQINKKNYFNYINFSIADVNSDIELNKFNFDATGFQANDQRGELSFKLNVSLINDADGTNSEPKEFNLKITELKATGTSSNTDTRPTDNSPSRDESSSNNNNVEDANPSTETGDNPGLTPSITPGSGGGVPPTFPRFPNGFPIGPTRSSVLEKNSYPSYVDRFTVVDKKKIYEEIYDRTFSIKPGTLIKSGQSDLLLTDQGTGWVLDYAKNQSNNNQLKLFIATNLHVIGNYGNTNDKSFDEELSYSDPTGVKPGGFAIGKSSKTPSFEDQHNKLPASELKEKVGNMIYYANVDKEDYATSNKKGDIENRQTTAFSNPKIVFAAVDYLDDTALNQYKPQIDRAWESWKEQTRNKINNANGASSSGTSIAQEEIDRLNKLMSYSGKISFYTDFGILELNVDLSKADETLKGWINKSTTAVDNYVNRIKMSPGKIPNYDSAKGNFFPTLDYMSKNLGLAPKDDVGNYGLDTAKNIYIAGYPFDNGSNSSYWMQNNPIERYGEDKTSKSNRWLAEKDKIANKDLFAVEKGGINTKTYYDINNLQIYTKLWNRPFIDRYGIDYQSKFSSLYFGASGSVAYNEFGQIVGIYHSLDVSSISYGDVLGGGAFASFVQAADIPTLSNSSIINYGYNLIDNNGFPHQTRSYRSNLKKMYPNGFTWPSTSGTDVTNSTNKVTAIFPSGY, encoded by the coding sequence ATGTCATCAAAAAATACCTGATTTAAGTTATTATGTGGATTAAGTGCTATTAGTTTTGTTGTTTCGTCTTGTAGGATGGAATATGCTTCATCTTCAAAAACAGCAATTGATGCTTTTAGTGCTCTTAAGAAAGAAGATATTATTATTGACTTTAAAGTTAGTAAAAGCAAAACTTTGCCAAGTCAAATTAATAAAAAGAATTACTTTAATTATATAAATTTCAGTATTGCTGATGTTAATAGTGATATTGAACTGAATAAATTTAATTTTGATGCTACAGGGTTCCAAGCTAACGATCAAAGAGGTGAGTTAAGCTTTAAATTAAATGTTTCATTAATTAATGATGCAGATGGAACGAATTCTGAACCAAAAGAGTTTAATTTAAAAATAACCGAATTAAAAGCTACAGGAACTAGTTCTAATACCGATACAAGACCAACTGATAATAGCCCAAGTAGAGATGAATCTTCATCAAATAATAATAATGTAGAAGATGCAAACCCTAGCACAGAAACAGGCGATAACCCAGGGTTAACACCATCAATAACTCCTGGTAGTGGGGGTGGTGTTCCGCCAACGTTTCCAAGGTTTCCAAACGGTTTTCCGATAGGACCTACTAGAAGTTCAGTTTTAGAAAAAAATAGTTATCCTTCATATGTAGATAGATTTACTGTGGTAGATAAGAAGAAAATATATGAAGAAATTTATGATAGAACGTTTTCTATTAAACCTGGTACATTAATAAAATCTGGTCAAAGCGATTTACTTTTAACAGATCAGGGTACAGGTTGAGTTTTAGATTATGCTAAAAATCAAAGCAACAATAATCAATTGAAACTATTTATAGCAACCAACCTACATGTTATTGGTAACTATGGAAACACAAATGACAAGAGCTTTGATGAAGAATTATCATACAGTGACCCAACAGGTGTAAAACCTGGTGGTTTTGCGATAGGTAAATCAAGCAAAACTCCTTCATTTGAAGATCAACATAATAAATTGCCTGCAAGCGAGTTAAAAGAAAAAGTAGGTAACATGATTTATTACGCTAATGTGGATAAAGAAGATTATGCAACATCTAATAAGAAAGGCGATATTGAAAACCGACAAACTACTGCTTTCTCTAACCCTAAAATAGTTTTTGCTGCTGTTGATTATCTAGATGACACTGCTTTAAATCAATATAAACCTCAAATCGATAGAGCTTGAGAGTCTTGAAAAGAGCAAACTAGAAATAAAATAAATAACGCAAATGGAGCTTCTAGCTCAGGTACATCGATTGCTCAAGAAGAAATTGACAGACTTAATAAATTAATGAGTTACAGCGGTAAAATATCATTTTATACAGATTTCGGTATTTTAGAACTTAATGTTGATTTATCTAAAGCTGACGAAACCTTAAAGGGTTGAATCAACAAATCTACAACTGCTGTTGATAATTATGTAAATAGAATAAAGATGTCTCCTGGAAAAATTCCTAATTACGACTCAGCAAAAGGTAACTTTTTCCCAACTCTAGATTACATGAGTAAAAATTTAGGACTTGCTCCTAAAGATGATGTAGGAAATTATGGATTAGATACTGCTAAAAATATTTACATAGCAGGTTATCCATTTGATAACGGTTCTAACTCATCTTACTGAATGCAAAATAATCCTATCGAAAGATATGGTGAAGATAAAACATCAAAATCAAATAGATGATTAGCTGAAAAAGACAAAATTGCAAACAAGGATTTATTTGCAGTAGAAAAAGGCGGAATAAACACTAAAACCTATTACGATATAAATAATTTACAGATATATACTAAATTGTGAAATAGACCATTTATAGATCGTTATGGAATTGACTATCAATCTAAGTTCTCTTCATTATATTTTGGAGCTTCAGGATCTGTAGCATATAATGAATTTGGTCAAATAGTCGGAATATATCATAGTCTTGATGTTTCGTCGATATCATATGGAGATGTGTTGGGTGGCGGAGCTTTTGCTTCGTTTGTACAAGCTGCTGATATTCCTACATTAAGTAATTCATCAATCATTAATTATGGTTATAACTTAATTGATAATAACGGTTTTCCTCATCAAACTAGATCATATAGAAGCAACTTGAAAAAAATGTATCCAAACGGATTTACATGACCATCAACATCAGGAACAGATGTAACTAATAGTACCAATAAAGTAACAGCAATCTTCCCTAGCGGTTATTAA
- a CDS encoding ferritin-like domain-containing protein, whose amino-acid sequence MNNNVWKLLNNQYNKELATAALMFEYSARIDEYGMDHFSSLLYEWAKEELEHAQTIEKYLRKRQAWIRTNELMVPKVVDSNEPLQILEAISEYQRNVSAAVNEIAEVAFMNKDFATYNFIEYFIEDQIAEEKKCADLLNAFKMSEDLLVIDKKIEEIKNEHYSKSE is encoded by the coding sequence ATGAATAATAACGTTTGAAAATTATTAAACAACCAATATAATAAAGAGTTAGCGACAGCTGCATTAATGTTTGAATATTCAGCTCGTATTGATGAATATGGGATGGATCATTTTAGTTCATTATTGTATGAATGAGCTAAAGAAGAATTAGAGCACGCTCAAACAATCGAAAAATATTTAAGAAAAAGACAAGCTTGAATAAGAACTAATGAATTAATGGTTCCTAAGGTTGTTGATTCTAATGAACCTTTACAAATTCTAGAAGCTATTTCTGAATATCAAAGAAATGTAAGCGCTGCTGTTAATGAAATTGCTGAAGTAGCATTTATGAACAAAGACTTTGCTACTTACAACTTCATTGAATACTTCATTGAAGACCAAATAGCAGAAGAAAAGAAATGTGCAGATCTTCTTAACGCCTTTAAGATGTCTGAAGATTTATTAGTAATCGATAAAAAGATTGAAGAAATCAAAAACGAACACTATTCTAAATCAGAATAG
- a CDS encoding adenine nucleotide alpha hydrolase family protein, whose translation MQTRKLQEFLISSTTLLRDTIKNKKAILPLNGGVFAFVLAKITKIAIGKNLICIYIDNGMMRHNEVANKINFFREKLDLEVWHIDAKELFLNNLKDVYGYEEKQKVINDTFLEVSKQTIIDINQQIDFALLGTSFDDPNQGLNISKALDNKVLIFEPLKQLTLQQVIEIGNLLNIDQNFLNEELFPLSGFGLMVEDEIREEKILILKKVYYLINTILGEKAQSSFDIKIRDDFETKDRFNLYIETKEQVAEATIKKIKDQINGLLPNVKKIFIKI comes from the coding sequence ATGCAAACAAGAAAATTACAAGAGTTTTTAATAAGTTCTACAACCTTACTAAGAGATACAATCAAGAATAAAAAAGCCATTTTACCACTAAATGGTGGCGTTTTTGCTTTTGTATTAGCGAAAATAACTAAAATCGCAATTGGTAAGAATTTAATATGTATTTACATTGATAATGGAATGATGCGTCATAATGAAGTTGCTAATAAGATCAATTTTTTTAGAGAAAAACTTGATCTTGAAGTATGACACATTGATGCTAAAGAATTGTTTTTAAATAACCTAAAAGATGTTTATGGTTATGAAGAAAAACAAAAGGTTATCAATGATACCTTTCTAGAAGTTTCTAAACAGACAATTATTGATATTAATCAGCAAATTGATTTTGCTTTATTAGGGACATCTTTTGATGACCCTAATCAAGGGTTAAATATATCTAAAGCGTTAGATAATAAGGTTTTAATCTTTGAACCATTAAAACAATTAACATTACAACAAGTTATAGAGATAGGAAACTTGTTGAATATCGATCAAAACTTCTTGAACGAAGAATTATTCCCATTATCTGGATTTGGTTTAATGGTCGAAGATGAAATAAGAGAAGAAAAGATTTTAATCCTTAAGAAGGTTTATTATTTAATCAATACAATATTAGGTGAGAAGGCACAATCTAGTTTTGATATCAAAATCAGGGATGATTTTGAAACTAAGGATCGATTTAATCTTTATATTGAAACTAAAGAACAAGTTGCTGAAGCGACAATAAAAAAAATAAAAGACCAAATTAATGGTCTTTTACCTAATGTTAAGAAGATTTTTATTAAAATCTAG
- a CDS encoding ribonuclease J, with translation MIKDFKDIDPNKKPTKIFAFGGLEEVGKNMYGIEYDDELVIVDCGIKFSSVEMLGIDGIVPNFAYAKANQHKIKALIITHGHEDHIGGIPYLLKEVSVPVIYAPLMATKLIEKKLHEHHNLNKYKIVTYNDDSQFSTKHFKIDFYRVCHSIPDAFGVCIQTPNGNVVESGDYRFDFNAGNEELDIHKVVEMSRRGIDVFMTETTNAEVPGFSSSEKEIYDNIKNIIKNANGRVILSTFASNVTRISEVIEIAIQHGRKICLLGKSMDNNVSISRDVGYINLKDDDIVESRYVEKHPDNEIMIFCTGSQGEELAALNMLASGRHPWIQLKKTDSIIMSSNPIPGNYAAVERLLNELSKEEGISIYENSPSLKLHASGHATMQEIQLMLSLLRPKYLFPIHGEYKMFASLKRLAKKCGFDPENVALHKNGQMVYLIDRQLYYTNETLDAEPSFIEGKSVSPNVKRIMNTRQVLSEEGIFAITVVIDKATKTIKTQPDLKSSGCFYLKESHGLMTKIAYEIKSKGNEYLAKNQNYSLAELKKIIHESCRFYVWRNKHRNPLIVSQIREI, from the coding sequence ATGATTAAGGATTTTAAAGATATTGATCCTAATAAAAAACCCACTAAAATCTTCGCTTTTGGTGGGTTAGAAGAAGTAGGAAAAAATATGTATGGTATCGAGTACGATGACGAGTTGGTTATCGTGGATTGCGGTATCAAATTTTCGTCTGTTGAGATGTTAGGGATTGATGGAATTGTTCCTAATTTTGCTTATGCAAAAGCTAATCAACATAAGATTAAAGCGCTAATTATTACTCACGGACACGAAGATCACATTGGAGGAATCCCTTACTTATTAAAAGAAGTAAGTGTTCCTGTAATTTACGCGCCATTAATGGCTACTAAATTAATTGAAAAGAAACTTCATGAACACCACAATCTTAATAAATATAAGATTGTTACTTATAATGACGATTCTCAGTTTAGTACTAAGCACTTTAAAATAGATTTTTATCGAGTATGTCACTCGATACCTGATGCTTTTGGTGTTTGTATCCAAACTCCAAATGGGAATGTTGTAGAAAGTGGTGATTATCGTTTCGATTTCAATGCTGGTAATGAAGAATTAGATATTCATAAAGTAGTTGAAATGAGCAGAAGAGGTATTGATGTGTTTATGACTGAAACCACTAACGCAGAAGTACCAGGATTTTCAAGTTCTGAAAAAGAGATTTACGATAATATTAAAAATATTATTAAGAATGCTAATGGTAGAGTTATTTTATCAACGTTTGCATCTAATGTTACTAGAATAAGTGAAGTTATTGAGATAGCCATCCAACACGGTCGTAAGATTTGTTTATTAGGTAAATCAATGGATAATAACGTTTCTATTTCTAGAGATGTTGGTTATATTAATCTTAAAGATGATGACATTGTAGAATCTCGATATGTTGAGAAGCACCCAGATAATGAAATTATGATTTTCTGTACTGGTTCTCAAGGTGAAGAATTAGCTGCTTTAAACATGCTTGCAAGCGGAAGACACCCTTGAATTCAATTAAAGAAGACTGATTCAATCATTATGTCTTCTAACCCGATTCCAGGTAACTATGCTGCTGTTGAAAGATTACTTAATGAGTTATCTAAAGAAGAAGGTATTTCGATTTATGAAAACTCGCCTTCTTTAAAACTTCATGCTTCAGGTCACGCTACAATGCAGGAGATTCAATTAATGTTATCTTTATTAAGACCTAAATACCTTTTCCCAATCCACGGGGAATACAAGATGTTTGCATCATTAAAACGGTTAGCTAAAAAATGTGGTTTTGACCCTGAAAATGTAGCATTACATAAAAATGGTCAAATGGTTTATTTAATTGATCGACAATTATATTACACAAATGAAACATTAGATGCTGAACCATCATTTATTGAAGGTAAAAGTGTTTCGCCTAATGTAAAAAGAATTATGAATACTCGACAGGTGTTGTCTGAAGAAGGAATCTTTGCTATTACTGTCGTAATTGATAAAGCTACCAAAACAATTAAAACTCAACCTGATTTAAAATCTAGTGGATGTTTTTATCTTAAAGAAAGCCATGGTTTAATGACGAAGATTGCTTACGAAATTAAATCTAAAGGTAATGAATACTTAGCTAAAAACCAAAATTATTCTTTAGCTGAGCTTAAAAAAATCATACACGAAAGCTGTCGCTTCTATGTATGACGAAATAAACATCGTAACCCTTTAATTGTTTCCCAAATTAGAGAAATCTAG
- a CDS encoding MAG4940 family membrane protein produces the protein MRSLNILTKSWDYGTAITEFGANFVLSFLILFVFLIIKSKKIENKLVVSTMFVLVVFISVIATWAWSRILTDSFPIVYLNPVNVVFDAIVQMINLKNSKTSNWSDSLTGLGYILPMQLAGILAGFVCFFIFYLIVTKSRQTYLTNVAFNQILFKNSEEKTSHYAFKDLLFIVIYTSVIPLIAVINPVSSGLRRIDYLLITTLVLFVIIYLSSFFNFYTFDIFLSFGFSLFSTIFLLMDKTQDKQEVKKELKKTWLHFAISFVITFVVAIVIAFIIYQIFIQGKHRVTI, from the coding sequence ATGAGAAGTTTAAATATTCTTACAAAGTCATGGGATTATGGAACAGCCATTACTGAATTTGGAGCAAATTTTGTTTTAAGTTTTTTGATTTTATTTGTCTTTTTAATTATTAAGAGCAAGAAGATTGAAAATAAGTTAGTTGTTTCTACCATGTTTGTTTTGGTGGTATTCATTAGCGTGATAGCTACCTGAGCATGATCTAGAATCCTTACAGATTCTTTTCCAATTGTGTATTTGAATCCAGTAAATGTTGTGTTTGACGCAATCGTGCAAATGATCAACTTGAAGAATTCTAAGACAAGTAATTGAAGTGATTCATTAACTGGGCTAGGTTATATATTGCCTATGCAACTTGCTGGAATCTTAGCTGGTTTTGTTTGCTTTTTTATTTTTTATTTGATTGTTACAAAAAGCAGACAAACATATCTTACCAATGTAGCTTTTAATCAAATTCTTTTCAAGAATTCTGAAGAAAAAACTAGTCATTATGCTTTCAAGGATCTATTGTTTATAGTTATCTATACTTCAGTTATTCCGTTGATTGCTGTGATTAATCCAGTATCTTCAGGGCTTAGAAGAATTGATTATTTATTAATTACGACGTTAGTGCTGTTTGTTATCATATACCTATCTTCTTTTTTTAATTTCTATACGTTTGATATTTTCTTATCATTTGGGTTTTCTTTATTTTCAACAATCTTTTTATTAATGGATAAAACTCAAGATAAACAAGAAGTTAAAAAAGAACTTAAGAAAACGTGATTACATTTTGCTATCTCTTTTGTAATCACGTTTGTAGTAGCAATTGTTATTGCATTCATTATTTATCAAATATTTATTCAAGGAAAACACCGTGTTACCATCTAG
- a CDS encoding MSC_0775 family lipoprotein — protein sequence MLPSRKFKKLFKALRIGVLAFIPITTIALNSCYNEKTKVISTPVSSMDDNNPSDSQPVTPVNQKFGINLASFSKLDNATNLLKWKNPESKTSEMEIGNILKNKFLENNLEIKVDDIKNILMKDYKVDQSDLDKYSFSIKYNEVFYDRNDPDRLIVPIQLLKEVVINNKLTLYQGHVYKFVMEGFKHDKKYERFEGYKAKLQEFKTDHPIVSINIGETSIGDLLFASEAALKKLSIDFKDFEERRLYQKISDEEKISKANKYRSTKKAESVYSAFVKSVSISNDLKKLHFVVRLAYGFSSYQWSNDFNSYGEDISFDQDITKALTADDYKKISLSYLDINLRDFSPVTNYDFVNFDAKDFYPFSKNKDLITFKINETSNVSIENKNAEFRLKTTSSIDQLNNLDLDTTYGVKKHVNIFADPEITDSNKTYNLHIGLLTQNQLSKITTDLYTYLNNTSVISGGYGEIRGFYAGKKTPAQLHLGEDVLVKAHSLLKAPVKSEVINVFERRTNKVGEGVGTSVILRIKSEDLKNAVDKNTYEDYFASSKYIYVEIIHLDAELTRQQLNNVLNKRGEVNRQLTWTPKTGNRDWYLDISPSNPIPLEPNDTFAVVAESDNNGGWMPHAHIDLLRDSMLIDDPNGYVYSNDTNHYFSERNIDRINSPSTKPFIQVPGVVLKAKDTAYYKTDANGNEITEKVENKQSKVLVKGDEFINQNINIEEYETRGLLDPSLLFAFKDENTYIARLRDFFKDSYPTELDLQD from the coding sequence GTGTTACCATCTAGAAAATTTAAGAAACTATTCAAAGCATTAAGAATTGGTGTGCTTGCATTCATTCCAATTACAACCATTGCTTTAAATAGTTGTTATAACGAAAAAACAAAGGTTATATCAACCCCTGTATCATCTATGGATGATAATAATCCTTCTGATAGCCAACCAGTTACACCAGTTAATCAAAAGTTTGGTATCAACCTAGCTAGTTTTAGCAAACTAGATAATGCTACTAACTTATTAAAATGAAAGAATCCTGAATCTAAAACTTCTGAAATGGAAATAGGTAATATTCTCAAGAACAAATTTCTTGAGAATAATCTAGAAATCAAAGTTGATGATATTAAGAATATCTTAATGAAGGACTATAAGGTAGATCAAAGTGATCTAGATAAATATAGTTTCTCAATTAAATATAATGAAGTTTTTTATGATCGTAACGATCCAGATCGATTGATCGTTCCGATTCAGCTTTTAAAAGAAGTTGTTATCAATAACAAACTAACATTATACCAAGGGCATGTTTATAAGTTTGTTATGGAAGGGTTTAAGCATGATAAGAAGTATGAGAGATTTGAAGGTTACAAAGCTAAACTTCAAGAATTCAAAACAGATCATCCGATAGTTTCGATCAATATTGGTGAAACAAGTATTGGGGATTTATTGTTTGCGTCAGAAGCTGCACTTAAGAAGTTGTCAATTGATTTTAAGGATTTTGAAGAAAGGAGGCTTTATCAAAAAATATCTGATGAAGAGAAGATAAGTAAGGCTAATAAATACAGATCAACTAAAAAAGCAGAATCTGTATACAGCGCATTTGTTAAAAGTGTAAGTATCTCTAACGACCTTAAAAAACTGCACTTTGTAGTTAGATTAGCTTATGGTTTTAGTTCTTATCAATGAAGCAATGACTTTAATTCTTACGGAGAAGATATTAGTTTTGATCAAGATATAACTAAAGCATTAACTGCTGATGATTATAAGAAAATCTCCTTAAGTTATTTAGATATAAATCTTAGGGATTTTTCACCAGTAACTAACTATGATTTTGTTAATTTTGATGCTAAAGATTTCTATCCTTTTTCTAAAAATAAAGATCTAATTACTTTTAAGATTAATGAAACAAGTAATGTTTCAATTGAAAACAAAAACGCTGAGTTTAGACTTAAAACAACTTCTTCTATTGATCAACTTAATAATCTAGATTTAGATACAACTTATGGTGTTAAAAAACACGTAAATATATTTGCAGATCCAGAGATTACTGATTCTAATAAAACATATAACTTACATATTGGCTTACTTACACAAAACCAACTTTCTAAAATAACTACTGATCTATATACTTACTTAAATAATACTAGTGTAATCAGTGGAGGTTATGGTGAAATCAGAGGATTTTATGCTGGTAAAAAAACTCCTGCACAACTTCACCTTGGTGAAGACGTACTAGTTAAAGCGCATTCATTATTAAAAGCACCAGTTAAATCTGAAGTAATCAACGTGTTTGAAAGAAGAACTAATAAAGTTGGTGAAGGTGTTGGTACATCTGTTATCCTTAGAATAAAATCTGAAGATTTAAAAAATGCTGTTGATAAAAATACTTACGAAGACTATTTTGCATCATCTAAATACATCTATGTAGAAATAATTCACTTAGATGCTGAATTAACAAGACAACAATTAAATAATGTTCTTAACAAGAGAGGTGAAGTTAATAGACAATTAACTTGAACTCCTAAAACTGGTAATAGAGATTGATACCTTGATATTAGCCCGTCAAATCCAATTCCATTAGAACCTAATGATACTTTTGCAGTGGTTGCCGAATCTGACAATAACGGTGGATGAATGCCGCATGCTCACATTGATCTTTTGAGAGATAGCATGTTGATTGATGATCCTAATGGTTATGTTTATTCTAACGATACAAATCACTATTTTTCAGAAAGAAATATTGATAGAATAAACAGTCCTTCTACTAAACCATTCATACAAGTTCCAGGTGTTGTTTTAAAAGCTAAAGATACAGCATACTACAAAACGGATGCTAATGGTAATGAAATAACTGAAAAAGTAGAAAATAAACAATCTAAAGTTCTTGTTAAAGGCGATGAATTCATCAACCAAAACATCAATATAGAAGAATATGAAACTAGAGGTCTACTAGACCCAAGCTTATTATTCGCTTTCAAAGACGAAAACACATATATTGCTAGATTAAGAGACTTTTTTAAAGACTCATACCCAACAGAACTAGATCTGCAAGATTAA